AAAGCGAGGCAGAACTCATGTATTAGGTGATTCTTATGTATTAGGTGGTCCACACCACCCCTGGAAATCTCTACTACAGTGCTGTGACCTTATTACAAAACTCAAAATGcttaacattttatatctaGATGATAGATCTCGTTTATACGTTTGGTGTAAACCTCAAATTGTCTGCCCGTCTCTGTTTATCTGTGTCAGATTTGCAGTTCAAACTGGACGAGCGTACAGCCCACAGCAGTCTCGACCTCTTCAAGAAAGACACGGGTGTGATTTACAGAATGCTAGGCTTAGACCCGAGCCATGTCCAGGATTCGCCTCTCCGATTTTGCGACTGGGCTGTCGTGTTTGCTGATAACCACGTTGACTCTGGACGTCACTACTGGGAAGTCACGGTCAAAAAGTCACAAGAGTTTCGCATTGGCGTTGCAGAAGTGGCTATGTCTCGTGATGAGTGCATTGGCACAAACTCGTCCTCATGGGTCTTCTCCTACGTTCACAATAAGTGGTACGCCATGACCACCAACAAGCAGGTGCCTGTGTCGCTGGTGGGGAAGCCGGATCGTGTGGGGCTGCTCTTAGACTATGAAGCTGGCAAGCTCGGTTTAGTAGATCCGCAGGTTGCAAAAGTGGTGCACACGATAAAGACTCATTTCCCATCACCGATCTGTCcagcctttggactgtgggatggaGAAATTTTAACACACTCTGGGTTGGAGGTGCCATCAGGGCTTAATTAGTGTTTACACATGCCTCcttccaccttttttttttttttttggatcagCCTAGCAATAAGGAAATGTCAGTGTTCCAAGTGAGAAGCCATACCTCATGTTCCTCGAATATTAAGAGTTAACTAACAGTTTAGGTAGTGTAatcttcaaaaagaaaaaaaaaacttgttaaaaGGAAAATGCTGATGAGCCACAGGACTGAATGGGCATACAAATGATCCATATTTGGCACATCAATAAAAGTAATATGTATCAACATTTATATGCTGTTATATGATGGGTTAAGCAAAGATTTTGCATCTTCCACTGGTTCCAGAAGATATTACAATGTACATAGCATCTCTTTATTCATGCTATGTGTTCAATAAAAGAGACATACATTAATCGCTCCAGTTTCAGTTACTGTACTGAGTAGAAACTTGTGTCCAGGCCTGGTTTGTTTAATCAGaattagcttttatttatttgagcaTTCAGATAGTATAACATCAGTTGGTTTCATGACACTGACTGTATATATCTGGGTACAAACAATGCATAACAACATTACAATACCTTCAAGAATTCACTAAAGGAAGTCAAATGACCGCTTGACTGAGATTCTTAATACCCTACAGtgcattatataataaaaaaagtgtctAAGTGTATTCTTGCATATAAGTACAACATTGctgtattattaaatatatacatgaaatataaacatgtatttacaaaaaaagtacaacaacagtgctttaaaaaaacagtagTCCTATCTGTAAAGAGTCCATCTCCTTTAAATATGATAGTAATACAGTCCTATTACAGTTTTACGGTAGGAGTTTGAACTATAAAAGGTTTTAGGAGTAACCCTTGGTCAGGCGAGTGGTATAATGctagcatttaaataaaactgtagaGAATATTTACAGGAGCATGCAATTTTactgacatttactgtaaaatgtgCCCACGTTTCAGTAAATAATTATAGTTCCAAAGACGCCAGGGCCACTGTAGTATTTACACTCATTGCATGTAAGTCATGTTAGAACATTTCCTGGTGTCTTATTACATTACTTAGGTTTGTTGACTGACAGAATAGGGAAAAGTGTAAGGATTTCACATAAGCCTTACGAATGTAGCCTAATGCGTTGATTAAGAGTTGTGTTCATCTGAATTGTGTCATCTAATTCGGGAACTTGGCCTGACACTAAACATCACATCAGTATCAACAGCACACCTGTTTAGTGCCCTTTCATCTGGCAGACTCCTACTGGATCATCTTACTGTATTCCTCGAAGGAATGCATTTTCATTAAACAGCGGTGTCATCTATCACACAAACCTGTCCACAGCCTCCATGTTCTCCAGGTCGTCTGCATCCAGTGCTACCTCACCGTGGCCTTGTGTGCTGATCTCCTCCGGCATCAGGGTGTGGGAATAAATGTGCTGATATTCCTTCAACACCTCAGCCACGCTGTCTTTTCCGAACTCTATAGCATCATCCAGGGGTGTGTTTCCCCACCTGAGCAAAAGACACATATAGAAGAAGTGTTTAAGACGTGCATAATAAGATCAGAAAAAAAGTAAGGTATGAATTTTTTACCTGTCCTTGACATGGGGGTTCACTTTGCATGTCCCTGTTAAGAACTTAACAGCTTCCAGATGacctaaaacacaaaacacaaccaGTCACTGAATGCAGCATTATCCTTGAAAAAAATTTAGATGAGTATATGAAATTTGTTTACCTTCTGCAGCAGCCAAGTGCAGAGCTGACCGAGAATCATAATCCCTCAACTCCATATCCACCGCTGATAAAGCAAACCTGCAAACATTAAATGATAATCATCAAGAGTCGgcaaacagatttatttaacaatgagattaaatatataaaaatgttttcaaccTAACCTTTAGCCACCATATTTGTAGTGAAGGGTGAAAGTTTTCAGACCCTTTTAATgctttccacattttatgttttatgttgaaATGGATTCAAATTCTTTTTCACTCATTCTACACATAATACTCCacaatgacaaaataaaaacagatgtttgaagtgttttgttaatatttaataaaaaataaataaagactgaaatatcccatttacatacagtaagtattcagacccatcACTTACAGTAGTACTTGGCTAAAAGACCTTTGGCAGCAATGACAGCCTTCAAAAGTCACCAATGAAAGTCTTAACTCCTTTCTTTTGgaagtttttttcttcattcttcTTGATTGAGTTGTTCACAATCAACCAGGTTGGATGGGCACAGCCATTTTCATAGaaatgctctattgggttcagGTCCAGACTGGCTGGGCCGCTCCAGGATTTCCACAGAGTTGCCACTATCGTGTTTTCTTGGTGGTACGCTTCTTGTCGTTGTCTTATTGATTTATGATTCATCGCCCCGGCTTGAGGTCTAAATCATCAAATGCTGCAGTGATGGCTGTCCTTCTGCAAGGCTCTTGTCATCTCCACAAGGAAACTCAGCATCCCCTTCATAATGACTCTTGTGTTCTTGCTCACTTCTCTGACCAAGGCCCTTTATCCTCGATTACTCAGGTTGGCCAGGTGGCCAGATCTGAAAATACTGTTGGTTATTGCAAATCTTTACCATTTGAGAATGATGGAGGCTCTTCTGAACTTTCAATGCTGCAGAAACTTTCTTTTGTCCTTCCCCAGGTCTCTGTCTTGACACAATCCTGTCTCACAGGTCTACAAATAATTCTCTCAACCTCCTAGCCTTGTTTTCACTCTGACATTCACCATGCGACACAGTATATGGGCAGATGTTTGCCTTCCCTCATTATGtctaatacatttaattaagcaCAAGTAAGCACAAGCACTCCAGTCAAGTTGTAGAAGCATCTCAAGGACCACTGATAGGAGTAGGATGCACCAGAGCGTAATTGCGAGTGTCATACAGTGACAATGGGTctaaatacttatgtaaatgGGATACttcagcctttttttaaattaattaacaaaacacTCCAAACACATGTTTTTACATGGTAATTGGAGAGTTATATGTAGAATGATGAGGGGGCAAAGGATTCGAATCAATTTTAAGGTGAGTGTAAAAGAGTCTGAAAACCTTCTGTTGGCACTGTACCTAAAGGCAGTAGTTCTCAGAGCAGTcaattaacatttacttttgtAAACCATGTATTGTATGGGATGCGTTTATGGACTCTTTGGTCAATTCTTTGTAAATTAAACATGCAATCTGTATATTTCATACGTTTGGCAATAGGATTGTTCATCCAGATGCCTACAACTTAAGAATAACTTGTGTAAGTATTgcatcattattaaaaaaaataataaaaaaaaaacttttaaaactattGTTAtaaactgcctggccaaaaaaggttGCCATTtgagaagggtcaaattattgggttgcactaagcaaaaaaaaaaacatactaagGAGATATACAATTACTGAAACTAGGTTAAGAaccctttaacacattattaaaacctggaaagatGGTGCTAAAACGTCAGctctgtggaagaaatgtggttggaaaaaaaaaaaatcatgagtaGTGGCCACAGTACAAGGATCTGGATCCATTGTTATGATGAAACTGCttcagtaataaaataaagtcagctgactacctgaatgtacCCAATGACCAGGTTAGCACATCTAtgaagtttttcttccctgaaggAACAGCCATATTCCAATAAAATCGTACAGTGTGTGACGTGGGGCAAGCAGTGTACAtacattttaagtaaatttgtttttttctcaggaTTGAAAAGACAGTGTTAatttcattctttctctcttatgCCTACTGTAAGTGTTTTTGGTGGCAGATTGCTAGCAGAGGCTGCAATTCAGAAAATCAATGTAAAGAAACCAGTTTACTTTTCCACCACAGATATTTTTCTTTACCTCCTGAGTGCTGAGACATCTCCACTGTATGCTGCAAACATCAGCTCAATTACAGCCTTGTTCTgtaaaaacacatacagtacataaacaaaCTATTTAATTCTAACGTTGATCTAGACTGACCACTTCTAGGGCCCATCCCAGGAAGAGTGGGCATGTAGCCTGGATGGGATGTGCCATATTTAAACTATTCTATCAAAATCAAGTATAGCTTATTAGAGTCTTCGAAAGATCATATTTGAGATTGTGAAGGTTGCTTACAGTAGTTTTAATGTGAATGCTGTCAGTGTGTAAAACATAGTAAAAGTAATGAGTATTTAAGACATACAGCTCGGCGAGTCTCACCCGCTCGTGGCCAGACTGTCTGCGAGGATCCAGTTTCTTGGCACAGTGTCTCAGGTTGTCATAATTATGGAAGTTAAAAAGAGAAACCAGCTCCTGATATTAGTAAGACAAACACAGAATACAGTTAAACTGTGTAAAACCTTGTTAGTCAGTAGTgtcactggtgtgtgtgtgtgtgtacctgacaGAAGTGCACGCCTCGTACACTGTTACCCACACGATCAATAGGGGGGGACCAGCACATCACGCCCATGATATTAGGAACTACCAAGAGCACAGCACCAGACACTCCTGACTTAGCTGGCAAGCCCACCTCGTGGAGAGAAATATCAAACCATTAACAAAAAGGTCTTTCAGATGAAAGCCGCAAGgtaaacatttcacatttagAGCATGTTTGTACTCATGTGGGAGACTCACATGGAAAGCAAACTGGCCAGAGAAGTCGTTCATGCCACAGGAGTGCATAAGACAGAGAGTGTTTCTCACAGCCTCTGCACTCAGCACGTGCTCGCCTGTGATTGGACAGATTCCTCCGTTAGCCAGAGTGGCCGCTATGACACTGCCTGACTCGCAGGTAACCTCCATAGAACACAGCTATTAGAAGAGAGGACAAAAAGGCAGACATAATT
This region of Clarias gariepinus isolate MV-2021 ecotype Netherlands chromosome 9, CGAR_prim_01v2, whole genome shotgun sequence genomic DNA includes:
- the spryd4 gene encoding SPRY domain-containing protein 4, with protein sequence MWNKMALSSRLFLCSRFGRTAGALLLINKQPTVPLNCRCYVDVSKRNHLQFKLDERTAHSSLDLFKKDTGVIYRMLGLDPSHVQDSPLRFCDWAVVFADNHVDSGRHYWEVTVKKSQEFRIGVAEVAMSRDECIGTNSSSWVFSYVHNKWYAMTTNKQVPVSLVGKPDRVGLLLDYEAGKLGLVDPQVAKVVHTIKTHFPSPICPAFGLWDGEILTHSGLEVPSGLN